CAATATGCTGTCCCAGATTATTTTTTAAGCTAACATCTTAGGAggatggagcttcccaggtgactcagtggtaaagaatcatctgccaatgcaggagacacaggtttgatccctgggttgggaagatcccctggaggaagagatgtcaacccattccagtatacttgcctgaaaaatctagtggacagagaagcctggcaggctgtcgtccatggggtctcaaaagagtcggacatgactgagcaacggggCACACACTTAGGAGGATGCTCAAGATACAAAACAAGGTGGAATGTGGTCTGTTTGAAGCAGGAAAGGAagcctggggctgcagagttgacAGTGATCACTCCCTCCCAAATAGCTTAGGGCTGCACATGAAACTAAGCCAGAGGCCAAGTACAGCAAGTGGCCCCAGCGGCTCTCACCCAAGACTCCTTGTTGGGGTTGGTTCTGCCAGCCAATTGAGCCCTAACCCTTGGCCGTAGGGAGTGCTGGCTGGCCAAGCTGGCTGATTATAAGTACCCAGCCACTTTATCAACAGCAGCTCCTGCAAACTGCATATTCACCCTGACACAGGGCTCCAGAGCCAACTCCCTGCTACCCCTTTGGCTGAAGGGTTGATCTAGGTAGGGTTTTGGAGTCCTTAACACTTGCTCTTTTTGATAGTATCTTTCTATTAAATGTTAGTTGAGATCTATCGTTACGGTGAAGTGTCCTTTTAAAGCCTTGATTATAATCAACCCAAAATACAGAGGTTCAGTATCTCAGACAGATTGCAGACAGCCCACTGATTACTTTTCAGGAAGACTGATTAAGAAACTTTATTACAGGAAATGAATGCATCCAAAGTCCCCAAATACATTTGTGACAAGAAGAGACACACAGAAGACACAGACAACAGTTGCTACATCACAGCCTTGctctttccaaaatataaaacatcattCAAGAACGGGGTGAGGGTGTTAGAAGATAGAGGTGGTTAGAGAAAGTGGCTACTGtccttttgattaaaaaaataacaaacaggtTGGTGTTGCAGGAACACATACTGCAGGCCCAGAAATCAAGCTAAGCTGAAGCCTTAGGTGGTGACACCATACCACTTGTAGCATCTCAGAGAAGCTACAAGGCATCATTCTATTAAGAGGAGCAATGGTAATAGGTGAGAATCTTACAGTAAGCAGTCCTCTCACTGCAAGCAGCGTATGGGCCAAGCTGCCTGAGTCTCTTTAGAACTAAATTTCTCCTTAATCAAAGACTACCTAACAAGTCCCCCACTTAGGTTTAACTACTATAGGAACACAAAAGTCATCCTTTTTAGTCTTTGCCCTTCCATAGTTGGTTTCTCTAGCTTCCACCAGACAGAGGAGCACTTTGAAGAATAAAATTGCTCCTTTGTGACTACAGGTTGAGCTTCCCTCCCATTCTtgactaggttggtcacagctccCATGTCTTAGCTTGGCTGGTTGTGTGTCAGGCAGCAGAGGCTTCAGTTGACAATGCCAAAGGCTGGAGGGAAGTGACTGGGCACAACTAAAGCAGGCAGGGGCTACCTGGGAACAGGTGCCTCTGGGCAAACCTCAGGACCAAGGTTTTTTTAATTAGTGGTCATTTTCTAGAACTAGAAAAACACATTTAGAACAAACAGTTGTGATGTGAGAAGGAATGGCTATGAATACAGATTAGAGACCCAGCCAATGACcatgaccctgaccctgacccagTGGGGAAGATACCACCTGCAGACAGCCAAGCTTCTCAATAGTGAATTTTAAGAAAAGCACTTTCTTCTGTCATTAAAACACCCTAGAGTGCTTCACAGCCTTCAACATGTACATTTGCGGATTAATGCTGAAAAGGTATTAACACTCACCCCCAACACAGTCCCCTTCATTACTGCCAACAGTTCAATGCACATACACAGCAGAGCTCAAAATATTTAAGGTCACCATCTGCCACTATGGCCATCACCCTCAGCCCAACTTGGACAAAATGCTACAccttccaaaagaaaataaacactgaaaCATATAACAAGCCTCTTCAAGCGTAAGAACATTTTAACAACAATCTATATTCCAAATAAACAAGTTCAAACCATGGGTAGACCAGTCTTTTTTCTGATGACATCTACTACTTAGAAGCAGTTGATGCCATCAGCTTGCCCTGCAGGTGCCCCTTGATGGAGCCCAGCCATTTTCCTTGAGGTGTTTGGTTTCTTGAAGTTGGAAGGAAAAAGGACACTGCACCCTCCTCCATGTACCCCTCACTGGGGTCTAGGAGAGGATGCCAAGCTCAAGAACACCTTGATCATTGAGCAAAATAATGTTCTACTATGAGTACTGGGgcatgggggggggggcatgggtgaaagaaaaaaaaagcctgaaagaATGTTTTGCTGTTTAGCAATGAATttgaccaccccccccccccgcagtgtgtgtgtgtgtgtgtgtgtgtgtgtgtgtgtgtgtgtgtgaggtgggtAGAgtgggagatttaaaaaaaaaagaaaccaaaaacaagCAAACCCCAGTAGCAGTCAGCCTCAGTCTTAACCACCCACCTTCCTAAACCTCTGAGAACTGGTAAATCTTGTCTGTGACCTTAGCACCTACATTCAGCAGCTTAGACGTCACCTTAATGCCTTTCAGACACAAACAAAATCACACAGTAGCTTCAAGTAGTCCTCTTAGTATCTCTGTCCTCAGTAGGTTGGCCACAGTAAGTAAAAGAAGTTATTTACCAGATTCACCAGGAGGCTAGTTACAAGATgccatggagtgggttgtcctccTGCTAAGACTGAGGTGAGTCAGACATTTAGACTGTCATCATAgagcacaattttaaaaatgtaatactgtttatttaacttcaaaaacatttcaacattctaaacatacaaaaaaaataacagaacattGCAGATCGTGTTTAGTACAGAAGGTTCTTGAACTTTCACTGGTGCAGTGGCTCTTGGCTTTGCTGACAATGAACAGCTCtacagtttgtttaaaaaaaaaaacagtttttttaaaactacCGCACTTCAACTAAAAAGGATCCAAAACACTTCTCATGCCTGCTGACCCCACCCCCCCCTTCCACAGCTAAGAATGGCAGCGGGATGCTATGTCGCtatatacaaaaacaagacaaccTGAAGCTAAATGGATGCCCACTGCAGTGTCCACAGGTCCAGCCCCACAGTGCACGCCCTGAGCTACAGCCCCTCCGGAAGGCATTGCCCCCACAGCCTCCACACCAAGCAAGGAGCATCAAGAGTGTGTCTCggttgctttgttctttttacaAACTATAGATATGTACAGTTGAGAACTCGGGATTTCTAGCCCATGACCATAGAATTAACACACCaccttacaaattaaaaaaaaaaaatgccagaaacATCTTTAAATGCCTTGTCACACCAACAGCAAAGTGCACAGAGTGAGGAGAACACGAGagcctttcattttaaaaatgtttggaaatatGTACAACTTTGATACAGTTTCCAGGTGCTCCAGACACCCATGGCCACTTAATGTAAACCACTGACAATTGCTAGAGCACTAAGATATGATCATGATCCAATTGGGTAATGAAACCTAATGAGGGCAACAGACACATCTTGGGTGAGAGGTGTGTCAATCAAGGCGCTCCCTACTCTAAGGTATTCACAAGGAGACAgatcaacagtttttttttttttattcatcctcttcctcctcctcctcctcctcctcctcctcctcatcctcttcGTCTTCCTCTTCCACCTTTTTCCGGGCAACTTTAGCAGCACCCTTGGCACCATCAAACTTCCCTTTAGACTTATAGTCTGCGACATCCTGGAAGGGACAGACACATTGCAAATGAGTCAAGGGTAGAAGCAAGCCATCCCCACCCCAGAAGGAGAAAACACGGGAGAAAGACAGGGCTactctttgaaatatttctttccagATTCAAACTGGGTTTGCAGCCACTCCAATTGCAGAATGCATGGGTGTTCACGTGCTCTACAAGTCCAGTGAATAAGCACTATCTAACCCTCTGCTAGGGGCACGCCCATATGATCACATTTTGAAGCCTGCCTGAAAAGCTGTCTTAGACACAACCATCTGTCAGAAGCCAGACCACCAATATACTAGGCCGATCTGGCATGGAGACGAGTCCTGCAGCCTTCCACCCCCAGCCTGTGCAGGGTACACTCTGGTCTCTCACCTTCTCATACTTCTCCTTCAGCTTCGCAGCCTTGTTGATGTATGGCTGCTTCTCACTGTCACTTAAGTTATTCCACATCTCACCCAGCTTCTTCGCCACATCTCCAATAGAGATGCCAGGGTTTGCAGACTTGATCTTGGGGCGGAATTCAGAGCAGAATAGGAAAAATCCAGACCTTGTGGGGAGAGAATTGTATACATCAGAGGAGAACCCACCAAAATGGGAGCTGAAGTCAAGATCTCATGTTGCTGAATGTACAAATTCCTACCACTATGACTCTCCCCTCAAGTGAAGAAATACGTGATGCCATGCACAATATTACAAAGTTGCAGGCACTAGAATGCTTAAGAGGCTTCAGCAACATACGGTGCTTTCTCAGTTACTGGGAAAAGGATAGCAAAAACGCCAATGGACACTGACACCCAGAACTGAGCTGTCTGCACCCTTCCCAGTGGAAATGCCAACAGCCAACCACCATGCATGCGTACAGCTCACAAAGACAGCCACAACCAGGAATTTCCCTGGCCCTGCACTGTACAGCTCAAAGTATACACTGTTTTGCTGAGGTATCACAACATCTTTTTAGGTacagttgtctttttaaaaatctttcaagcAGAAGGAAAGCTCTTAACTGCTATCCTGAATCCTACAGCCACTTACGGTGGTCTCTTGGGGGCATTAGGGTCCTTCTTCTTCTTGCCTCCCTTAGCTGGTCCGTAATCCTTCATTTCCCGATCATAGCGCACTTTATCCGCCTTTGCCATTTCATCGAACTTCGACTTCTCTTTCCCGGACATGGTCTGCAAAACACAGGACCTCAATGCAGTGAGCACATACCTGTTCAGCTGTCCTGTAATTATGGTGGCAGCAGTGAGAATACTTGCAAAAGGGGATGACAGCCTTAAACCCTTGCAGaatcttcaaaaataaaacaaaattctaagGAGAGACAAGATGAGTCTAagtaaagaggaagaaaacagcCACTTGGAGCTACACTGAAGGTCAGTAACCAGAAAGTGTGAAATCCAACTAAGAGTagctggaaaaatataaaagaaaaataccttCCACCTCTCAGAGCAtttcttggaaaactcagcaaaatTGACAGGGACCTCTGGGTTTTTCTTCTTATGTTCCTCTCTGCATGTCTGCACAAAGAAGGCATAAGCAGACATCTTGCCCTTTGGTTTCTTGGGATCACCTTTAGCCATCTTGACTGATGAAgggaagagagacaaagagaaacaaacaCAATGAACATCTGTAAGATATACCAGAGGTGGCCCTTTTGGAAGAACCCTTGCCCCCATCCTGCAGCCGCTCTAGCAGCTGAAGGCAGAGTAGGGAGGAAATCAGTTTCACTGTCGCTTGTCATTTAACTTTTGACCAGCATGAAGTGCGCTGGTTTGTGAGTTACTTCTCCCGGAGTGATCAAGTTCTCCAAATGGAACCGACCCAAGCTGGGTGGTTCTGAGCCATATTGCGACTCAGAACTATTACGTTTTgcaaactacaattcaaaagtgGGAAGGGCACACGGAGGACACGTTGGTAAAGGGTGCAGGCGGGTGGCAGAAGCTTGCAACCAACCACTTCAGGCTAGCGGGTCATCTGTTTTACTATGTTAGAGACAACAATACTGTTGCC
The genomic region above belongs to Ovis canadensis isolate MfBH-ARS-UI-01 breed Bighorn chromosome X, ARS-UI_OviCan_v2, whole genome shotgun sequence and contains:
- the HMGB3 gene encoding high mobility group protein B3, whose translation is MAKGDPKKPKGKMSAYAFFVQTCREEHKKKNPEVPVNFAEFSKKCSERWKTMSGKEKSKFDEMAKADKVRYDREMKDYGPAKGGKKKKDPNAPKRPPSGFFLFCSEFRPKIKSANPGISIGDVAKKLGEMWNNLSDSEKQPYINKAAKLKEKYEKDVADYKSKGKFDGAKGAAKVARKKVEEEDEEDEEEEEEEEEEEEDE